In the genome of Deltaproteobacteria bacterium, one region contains:
- a CDS encoding sterol desaturase family protein encodes MREGPTLIGLAIAFVLLGALFALLESRFASAPAPLFFRRRDFRTDLAYWLFTPLVSRSFTRIVVGLAVVAAVLASGGSIAALRADLAAGRAPELGWTIGRDALRALPFALQLALGLAVADFISYWMHRAFHAGPLWGLHAIHHSPPRLDWLSSVRLHPLNQAAMNVAQALPLLWLGFDPRVFAAVAPLLTFYAIFVHANVRFDFGPLRWLIATPRFHRWHHTSESEGRDKNFAGLLPVWDLLFGTLHMPAGRVPTEFGAGDEPVPAGIWRQLAYPWRRAKAGEALARDCV; translated from the coding sequence GTGCGAGAAGGACCCACGCTGATCGGCCTCGCGATCGCGTTCGTGCTGCTCGGCGCACTGTTCGCGCTGCTCGAATCGCGCTTCGCGAGTGCTCCGGCGCCGCTCTTCTTTCGCCGCCGCGACTTCCGCACCGATCTCGCGTACTGGCTCTTCACGCCGCTCGTGTCGCGCAGCTTCACGCGCATCGTGGTCGGCCTCGCGGTCGTCGCGGCCGTGCTCGCGAGCGGCGGCTCCATCGCCGCGCTGCGCGCCGACCTCGCCGCGGGCCGCGCGCCGGAGCTCGGCTGGACGATCGGCCGCGACGCGCTGCGCGCGCTGCCGTTCGCGCTGCAGCTCGCGCTCGGCCTCGCCGTCGCGGACTTCATCTCGTACTGGATGCACCGCGCCTTCCACGCAGGTCCGCTGTGGGGCCTCCACGCGATCCACCACTCACCACCGCGGCTCGACTGGCTCTCCTCCGTCCGCCTTCATCCGCTGAATCAAGCCGCGATGAACGTGGCCCAGGCGCTGCCGCTCCTATGGCTCGGCTTCGACCCGCGCGTGTTCGCGGCGGTCGCGCCCCTGCTCACCTTCTACGCGATCTTCGTGCACGCCAACGTGCGCTTCGACTTCGGGCCACTGCGCTGGCTGATCGCGACGCCGCGCTTCCATCGCTGGCACCACACGAGCGAGAGCGAGGGCCGCGACAAGAACTTCGCGGGCCTGTTGCCGGTGTGGGACTTGTTATTCGGCACGCTCCACATGCCGGCTGGGCGCGTGCCCACCGAGTTCGGCGCAGGCGACGAGCCGGTGCCCGCAGGCATCTGGCGCCAGCTCGCCTACCCGTGGCGGCGCGCGAAAGCTGGCGAGGCGCTTGCGCGCGACTGCGTGTGA
- a CDS encoding class I SAM-dependent methyltransferase, which translates to MSSQLEGDARARVEDDERAFFARYYAEQQYNALGWRLRMRRDLRVLLAAAGEKGPGRVLSIGCGDGAFELLLAQHAEHVVALDLSPEAIAVAQRAQARDGVRNVEFRCMSFRDLAWSERFDTIVCLAFLHHVAEAELPGFLRDCVAHLEPGGLFFSQDPNVNGALRAVGRVLLGRKYHAFHTPDERELDPDATRRQLQGAGLEGVALRHVDLTLIPASYVLKRGPDFALRVLSWIDRAWCATPLAPWASGFAAWGRRPR; encoded by the coding sequence ATGAGCTCGCAGCTCGAAGGCGACGCACGCGCGCGGGTCGAAGACGACGAGCGCGCGTTCTTCGCGCGCTACTACGCCGAGCAGCAATACAACGCGCTCGGCTGGCGGCTGCGCATGCGGCGCGACCTGCGCGTGCTGCTGGCGGCAGCGGGCGAGAAGGGCCCCGGGCGCGTGCTCTCGATCGGCTGCGGCGACGGCGCGTTCGAGCTGCTGCTCGCGCAGCACGCCGAGCACGTCGTCGCGCTCGATCTCTCGCCCGAGGCGATCGCCGTGGCGCAGCGCGCGCAGGCGCGGGACGGAGTGCGCAACGTCGAGTTCCGCTGCATGTCGTTCCGCGACCTCGCATGGAGCGAGCGCTTCGACACGATCGTGTGCCTCGCATTCCTGCATCACGTCGCCGAGGCGGAGCTGCCGGGCTTCCTGCGCGACTGCGTGGCGCACCTCGAGCCGGGCGGGCTCTTCTTCTCGCAGGACCCCAACGTGAACGGCGCGCTCCGCGCAGTCGGCCGCGTGTTGTTAGGCCGCAAGTACCACGCGTTTCACACGCCCGACGAGCGCGAGCTCGATCCCGACGCGACGCGACGGCAACTGCAGGGCGCCGGCCTCGAGGGCGTCGCGCTGCGCCACGTCGATCTCACGCTGATCCCCGCGTCCTACGTGCTGAAGCGCGGCCCCGATTTCGCGCTGCGCGTGCTCAGCTGGATCGACCGCGCGTGGTGCGCGACGCCTCTCGCGCCTTGGGCCAGCGGATTCGCCGCGTGGGGGCGACGGCCTCGTTAG
- a CDS encoding M20/M25/M40 family metallo-hydrolase, with protein MRSLRIACAVLAAFAGSSLAAADPAADRDEASQLLAELVAIDTTQAGSTGPAVDRIASYLRAAGFRDEELLVLGPRPDRMNLVVRLPSARRAQAKPIVFMAHLDVVEANAREWSTPPFTLTERDGFYYGRGAVDIKNEVADLVANFARLRREGFVPKRDLLLALTADEEEGDANGVAWLLANRPDLMDVAYAINLDAGGLHQQRGRFVRMPIQTAEKLYLLFRIEATSLGGHGSLPTRENAIYRLGAALARLDGIEFPARITATTRPYLEQLAESETGELGAALRGVLAEPPDAAGLAKLSAIPFYNGTLRSVCTPTLIAGGHAENALPERATATLQCRLMPEDDPAEIERRIVERIADPLVRVTRGGGELVVAPASEPNPRLFAHVAAVSREFWPGVPAVPLMDPWMSDAAYTRRAGIPTYGMSGMYFDIDDYRAHGKDERIAVEAFEQGLEFTRRLLLRLGRDAR; from the coding sequence ATGCGCTCACTCCGAATCGCCTGCGCCGTGCTCGCCGCGTTTGCCGGCTCGTCTCTCGCCGCCGCAGATCCTGCGGCGGACCGGGACGAAGCGAGCCAGTTGCTCGCGGAGCTCGTCGCGATCGACACCACTCAGGCGGGCAGCACCGGCCCGGCGGTCGATCGCATCGCCTCGTACTTGCGCGCGGCCGGCTTCCGCGACGAGGAGCTGCTCGTGCTGGGCCCGCGGCCGGACCGCATGAACCTCGTGGTGCGCTTGCCAAGCGCGCGGCGGGCGCAAGCGAAGCCGATCGTGTTCATGGCGCACCTAGACGTCGTGGAGGCGAATGCGCGCGAGTGGTCGACGCCGCCGTTCACGCTCACCGAAAGGGACGGCTTTTATTACGGGCGCGGCGCCGTCGACATCAAGAACGAGGTCGCCGACCTGGTCGCGAATTTCGCGCGGCTGCGGCGCGAGGGCTTCGTGCCGAAGCGAGATCTTCTGCTGGCGCTCACCGCGGACGAGGAGGAGGGCGACGCGAACGGCGTGGCGTGGCTGCTCGCGAACCGGCCCGACCTGATGGACGTGGCCTATGCGATCAATCTCGACGCCGGCGGGCTCCATCAGCAGCGCGGGCGCTTCGTGCGCATGCCGATTCAAACTGCCGAGAAGCTCTACTTGTTGTTCCGGATCGAAGCGACGAGCCTCGGGGGCCACGGCTCGCTGCCGACGCGCGAGAACGCGATCTACCGCCTCGGCGCTGCGCTCGCGCGGCTCGACGGCATCGAGTTTCCCGCGCGCATCACCGCGACGACGCGCCCGTACCTCGAGCAGCTCGCGGAGAGCGAGACGGGCGAGCTCGGTGCGGCGCTGCGCGGCGTGCTCGCCGAGCCGCCGGACGCGGCGGGGCTCGCGAAGCTGAGCGCGATCCCGTTCTACAACGGCACGCTGCGCTCGGTGTGCACGCCGACGCTGATCGCGGGCGGGCACGCCGAGAACGCGCTGCCCGAGCGCGCGACCGCGACGCTCCAGTGCCGCCTGATGCCCGAAGATGATCCCGCGGAGATCGAGCGTCGCATCGTGGAGCGCATCGCCGACCCGCTCGTGCGCGTGACGCGCGGCGGGGGCGAGCTCGTCGTGGCCCCAGCGTCCGAACCGAACCCACGCCTCTTCGCTCACGTCGCCGCCGTCTCGCGCGAGTTCTGGCCCGGCGTGCCGGCGGTGCCGCTGATGGACCCGTGGATGAGCGACGCCGCCTACACGCGCCGCGCGGGAATTCCCACCTACGGTATGTCGGGCATGTACTTCGACATCGACGACTACCGCGCCCACGGCAAGGACGAGCGCATCGCGGTGGAGGCGTTCGAGCAGGGGCTCGAGTTCACGCGCCGCTTGTTGTTGCGCCTCGGCCGCGATGCCCGCTGA
- a CDS encoding penicillin acylase family protein — MPSLAAVLALCLVSLAATAAFAEAPPVQSLHFSAASGRVEIVFDAHDVPHIYARSPEDAYRALGWLHAGERLWQMELLRRRASGTLAELIGPDGLESDKLVRRLGIRRTAEEALASGLAGPDVPRWLGAYAEGVNAKLSELGSDGLPAEFKALGATPAPWTPGDSAAFSKYMGWDQSGSDADLWLGMMVEKLGAEAVGELWPLDRPYELPTIPADGAIEEGARRSLEAARREVSADVAALAARSGGRVDAQESSALIARLAAAARDDRGGAFGSNNWVVSGALTQSGKPLLANDPHLGFTLPSLWYTAHIVAPGLNVIGVTFPGQPFVTLGHNDRIAWGFTNMQADAVDYFVETVNPANPNQYRHRGAWKEFEARSELIHVRGEAPVTLTIRSTVHGPTLEVGEKVVAIAWTGLRPTREALAIARLNNARGLRDFIEAMRVLDTPPMNVAYADIEGNIAMAPWGDLPLRARGHGRVPVDGASGEYDWVGLVPRDAMPLSINPARGWLASANGRPAPVGYPHYLGWMWDPSYRTRRIHELLARGGALTVAEMRAFQLDAHDLAAEVFTPVLLAVLEETPPTESTEIAAREALRGWRFEFTPDTVAGTIWNRWFALYRDAVWDDEWRSRGIVQPAGSWGYSGDNEREPALEVLEYITREKPHAIWFDDRTTPQRESRDELMFSTFRAAVRELSRELGPDVATWRWGARNRFAAEQLSPVVTASSPAPELRGGPFTLNPGGKGGAVSSGASWRQVVDLGALDRSVGAYPGGQSGDPASPHYADQLALWATGKYTRLRFPSSAEAFPADAAKRRVILDPLLPERERAKIYPQTPQ, encoded by the coding sequence ATGCCATCGCTCGCTGCAGTGCTCGCCCTCTGCCTCGTCTCGCTCGCGGCGACGGCGGCGTTCGCGGAGGCGCCCCCCGTGCAGTCGCTGCACTTCTCCGCCGCGAGCGGTCGCGTCGAGATCGTGTTCGACGCGCACGACGTGCCGCACATCTACGCGAGGAGCCCCGAGGACGCCTACCGCGCGCTCGGCTGGCTGCACGCGGGCGAGCGGCTGTGGCAGATGGAGTTGTTACGGCGGCGCGCGTCGGGAACGCTCGCGGAGCTGATCGGCCCGGACGGGCTCGAGTCCGACAAGCTCGTGCGCCGGCTCGGGATCCGGCGCACGGCGGAGGAAGCCCTCGCGAGCGGTCTCGCGGGCCCGGACGTGCCGCGCTGGCTCGGGGCCTACGCGGAGGGCGTGAACGCGAAGCTGAGCGAGCTCGGCAGCGACGGGCTCCCTGCGGAATTCAAGGCGCTCGGCGCGACGCCCGCGCCGTGGACGCCGGGCGACAGCGCAGCGTTCAGCAAGTACATGGGCTGGGACCAGAGCGGCAGCGACGCCGACCTCTGGCTCGGCATGATGGTCGAGAAGCTCGGCGCGGAAGCGGTGGGCGAGCTGTGGCCGCTCGATCGCCCCTACGAGCTCCCCACGATTCCGGCGGACGGCGCGATCGAAGAAGGCGCGCGCCGCTCTCTCGAAGCTGCGCGGCGCGAAGTCTCCGCCGATGTCGCGGCGCTCGCCGCGCGCAGCGGCGGCCGCGTCGATGCGCAGGAGTCGAGCGCGCTGATCGCGCGGCTCGCGGCCGCCGCGCGCGACGATCGCGGCGGCGCGTTCGGCAGTAACAACTGGGTCGTCTCGGGCGCACTCACGCAGAGCGGCAAGCCGCTGCTCGCGAACGATCCCCACCTCGGCTTCACCCTGCCGTCGCTCTGGTACACGGCGCACATCGTCGCGCCCGGACTGAACGTGATCGGCGTGACCTTCCCCGGCCAACCCTTCGTCACGCTCGGACACAACGACCGCATCGCTTGGGGCTTCACCAACATGCAGGCGGATGCGGTCGACTACTTCGTCGAGACCGTCAACCCCGCGAACCCGAACCAGTACCGCCACCGCGGCGCGTGGAAAGAGTTCGAGGCGCGCAGCGAGCTGATCCACGTGCGCGGGGAGGCGCCCGTCACGCTCACCATTCGCAGCACCGTGCACGGACCGACGCTGGAGGTGGGCGAGAAGGTCGTGGCGATCGCGTGGACCGGGCTGCGCCCGACGCGCGAGGCACTCGCGATCGCGCGCCTCAACAACGCCCGCGGCCTACGCGACTTCATCGAGGCGATGCGCGTGCTCGACACGCCGCCGATGAACGTCGCTTACGCCGACATCGAGGGGAACATCGCGATGGCGCCGTGGGGCGATCTCCCGCTGCGCGCGCGCGGTCACGGCCGCGTGCCCGTCGACGGCGCGAGCGGCGAGTACGACTGGGTGGGCCTCGTCCCGCGCGATGCGATGCCGCTCTCGATCAATCCCGCGCGCGGCTGGCTCGCGAGCGCGAACGGCCGGCCCGCGCCGGTGGGCTACCCGCACTACCTCGGCTGGATGTGGGACCCGAGCTATCGCACGCGCCGCATCCACGAGCTGCTCGCGCGCGGCGGGGCGCTTACGGTCGCGGAGATGCGCGCCTTCCAGCTCGATGCGCACGATCTCGCCGCGGAAGTGTTCACGCCGGTGCTGCTCGCGGTGCTCGAAGAGACGCCTCCTACTGAGAGCACGGAGATCGCCGCGCGCGAGGCGCTGCGCGGGTGGCGCTTCGAGTTCACGCCCGACACGGTGGCGGGCACGATTTGGAACCGCTGGTTCGCGCTGTACCGCGACGCCGTCTGGGACGACGAGTGGCGCTCGCGCGGAATCGTGCAGCCCGCGGGCAGCTGGGGCTACAGCGGCGACAACGAGCGCGAGCCCGCGCTCGAGGTGCTCGAGTACATCACGCGCGAGAAGCCGCACGCGATCTGGTTCGACGATCGGACGACGCCGCAGCGCGAGAGCCGCGACGAGCTGATGTTCTCCACGTTCCGCGCCGCCGTGCGCGAGCTCTCGCGCGAGCTCGGCCCCGACGTCGCGACCTGGCGCTGGGGCGCGCGCAACCGCTTCGCGGCGGAACAGCTCTCACCAGTTGTTACGGCGAGCAGCCCAGCGCCCGAGCTGCGCGGCGGGCCGTTCACGCTCAACCCCGGCGGCAAAGGCGGCGCGGTCTCGAGCGGAGCATCTTGGCGCCAGGTCGTCGACCTCGGCGCTCTCGACCGGAGCGTGGGCGCTTACCCCGGCGGCCAGAGCGGCGACCCCGCGAGCCCGCACTACGCGGACCAGCTCGCGCTGTGGGCGACGGGGAAGTACACGCGGCTGCGCTTCCCGAGCTCCGCGGAGGCTTTCCCTGCGGATGCCGCGAAGCGGCGCGTAATCCTCGATCCACTGCTGCCGGAGCGCGAGCGCGCGAAGATCTATCCGCAAACGCCGCAGTAG
- a CDS encoding DUF502 domain-containing protein: MRLSLRRLARTFVTGSVAALPLVATVSILTWTIGFVFAWLGPDSLVGGALGQLGIAIGGSRLAGYALGIALMLLAILALGLVVERGAQAGLEAAVESVVQRIPIVRNVYDTIERFVEMLSRRDQEGLLSMSPVWCHFGGPGGATVLGLLSTPEPVPIGGKLFRAVLIPTAPVPIGGALIYVPDEWVTPANVGMEALTSVYVSMGVTSAQYLGGGQKK, from the coding sequence ATGCGTCTCTCCCTTCGCCGTCTCGCGCGCACATTCGTCACGGGCTCGGTCGCCGCGCTGCCGCTGGTCGCGACCGTCTCGATCCTCACGTGGACCATCGGCTTCGTGTTCGCGTGGCTCGGGCCCGACAGCTTGGTCGGCGGTGCGCTCGGCCAACTCGGCATCGCGATCGGCGGCTCGCGGCTCGCGGGCTACGCGCTCGGCATCGCGCTGATGCTGCTCGCGATCCTCGCGCTCGGCCTCGTGGTCGAGCGCGGCGCGCAGGCGGGCCTCGAAGCCGCGGTCGAGAGCGTGGTGCAGCGCATTCCGATCGTGCGCAACGTCTACGACACGATCGAGCGCTTCGTGGAGATGCTCTCGCGGCGCGATCAAGAGGGCCTGCTCTCGATGAGCCCCGTGTGGTGCCACTTCGGCGGCCCCGGCGGCGCGACGGTGTTGGGGCTGCTCTCGACCCCGGAGCCGGTGCCGATCGGCGGCAAACTGTTTCGCGCCGTGCTGATCCCGACCGCCCCCGTGCCGATAGGCGGCGCGCTGATCTACGTGCCCGACGAGTGGGTCACGCCCGCGAACGTCGGCATGGAGGCGCTCACGAGCGTGTACGTCTCGATGGGTGTCACCTCGGCGCAGTACCTCGGCGGCGGCCAGAAGAAGTGA
- a CDS encoding DUF1993 domain-containing protein: MPFSMHAASAPVFTQMLTNLVGWLDKAEAHAAAKKFDANKFVGMRLSPDMLPFERQIQIATDHVKGCLARLAGQEPPKWSDDEKTIEELRARIRKALEFAATITPAQLEGAESREIVLPTPRGPLKMSGERFLTGFSLPNFYFHVTMAYALLRQGGVDVGKMDYLGAVR; this comes from the coding sequence ATGCCGTTCTCGATGCACGCCGCCAGCGCGCCCGTCTTCACGCAGATGCTGACAAACCTAGTGGGCTGGCTCGACAAGGCCGAGGCGCACGCCGCCGCCAAGAAGTTCGACGCGAACAAGTTCGTCGGCATGCGGCTCTCGCCCGACATGCTGCCGTTCGAGCGCCAAATCCAGATCGCGACCGACCACGTGAAGGGCTGCCTCGCGCGGCTCGCCGGCCAGGAGCCGCCGAAGTGGTCGGACGACGAGAAGACGATCGAAGAGCTGCGCGCGCGCATCCGCAAGGCGCTCGAGTTCGCTGCGACGATCACCCCCGCCCAGCTCGAGGGCGCCGAGTCGCGCGAGATCGTGCTGCCGACGCCGCGCGGGCCGCTGAAGATGAGCGGCGAGCGCTTCCTCACGGGCTTCTCGCTGCCGAACTTCTACTTCCACGTGACGATGGCCTACGCGCTGCTGCGCCAGGGCGGCGTCGACGTGGGCAAGATGGATTACCTCGGCGCGGTGCGCTGA
- a CDS encoding VOC family protein has protein sequence MPADFTLAYVRVFVRDFDRAVSFYTDALGMKLAQRSDEFGWAELATGDAKLALERVAPSDAEGEALVGRFVGVSLAVADVEATYARLRERGVAFEAPPEHMPWGGVLAHFRDPDGNVLTLVSAASSR, from the coding sequence ATGCCCGCTGACTTCACGCTCGCCTACGTGCGCGTGTTCGTGCGCGATTTCGACCGCGCCGTCTCCTTCTACACGGACGCGCTCGGGATGAAGCTCGCGCAGCGCAGCGACGAGTTCGGCTGGGCCGAGCTCGCGACGGGCGATGCGAAGCTCGCGCTAGAGCGCGTTGCGCCCAGCGACGCGGAAGGCGAGGCGCTCGTCGGCCGCTTCGTCGGCGTGTCGCTCGCAGTGGCGGACGTCGAGGCGACCTACGCGCGTCTGCGCGAACGCGGCGTCGCGTTCGAGGCGCCGCCCGAGCACATGCCGTGGGGCGGCGTGCTCGCGCACTTCCGCGATCCCGACGGCAACGTGCTCACGCTCGTGAGCGCGGCTAGTTCGCGCTGA
- a CDS encoding glycosyltransferase family 39 protein: protein MNGDDASGARSEPQASEAARSDRRIALRLGVLVAVVLALFHRGHFMSTDELGVFFQAKSISEDFSLAVPPRVHMAFRGRDVRSYSQYVVGQSLLAAPFYAAGDLVDPLLTPRMRATLAGPIGRQSWLGEPPVGSSAFSVLFYPPIVAGALAGLFFLFERRLGASQGSALAAALALALCTHMALMGTLFLQHGTETLLALAAFYFWHRFRASGSPRDLLWGAACAAFIFNVRAAGALNGLALGGYLAFVLAERFRRERDVARLVRSLALAAAPLAASAAFYVAMNWLKWGSLLESPQMLERSTLGSDPRRALLGFLASPGMSVFLYTPLLALAPLGLARLWRTQRVEVVTVIALFATTLGLYSTYELWTGLFSCPGPRYLVTPMVFALLGLGPWLDHARSLAAHATFAGLAAAGAVAQLASICVSWARLTTGGAWATWQPPFGFVFEWHAAPLPLALSRLFDPTFADVWLARVALGWPGFPGRPLFAAAAFALWALAFAASLAWLRRGLTQADAPR, encoded by the coding sequence GTGAACGGCGACGACGCAAGCGGAGCGCGCAGCGAGCCGCAGGCGAGTGAAGCAGCACGCAGCGACCGCCGGATCGCACTGCGGCTCGGCGTGCTCGTAGCCGTGGTGCTGGCGCTCTTCCATCGCGGGCACTTCATGTCGACCGACGAGCTCGGGGTGTTCTTTCAGGCGAAGTCGATCTCCGAGGATTTCTCGCTGGCCGTTCCGCCGCGCGTTCACATGGCGTTCCGCGGCCGCGACGTGCGCAGCTACAGCCAGTACGTCGTCGGGCAGTCGCTGCTCGCCGCGCCGTTCTACGCCGCGGGTGATCTCGTCGATCCGCTCCTCACGCCCCGGATGCGCGCGACCCTGGCGGGGCCGATCGGGCGGCAGAGCTGGCTCGGGGAGCCGCCCGTCGGATCGAGCGCGTTCAGCGTGCTGTTCTATCCGCCGATCGTCGCCGGCGCGCTCGCGGGACTCTTCTTCCTGTTCGAGCGCCGACTCGGCGCGTCGCAGGGGAGCGCGCTCGCTGCCGCGCTCGCGCTCGCGCTGTGTACGCACATGGCGCTGATGGGCACGTTGTTCCTGCAGCACGGCACCGAGACGCTGCTCGCGCTCGCTGCGTTCTATTTCTGGCATCGCTTCCGCGCGTCCGGCTCTCCGCGCGACTTGTTATGGGGCGCAGCCTGCGCGGCGTTCATCTTCAACGTGCGGGCGGCGGGCGCGCTGAACGGGCTCGCGCTCGGCGGCTATCTCGCGTTCGTGCTCGCGGAGCGCTTCCGCCGCGAGCGCGACGTCGCGCGCCTCGTGCGCAGCCTTGCGCTCGCGGCGGCCCCGCTCGCGGCGTCCGCGGCGTTCTATGTCGCGATGAACTGGCTCAAGTGGGGCTCGCTGCTCGAGTCGCCGCAGATGCTGGAACGCAGCACGCTCGGCAGCGACCCCCGGCGCGCGCTGCTCGGCTTTCTCGCGAGCCCTGGCATGAGCGTGTTCCTCTACACGCCGCTGCTCGCGCTCGCGCCGCTCGGCCTCGCGCGCCTCTGGCGCACACAGCGCGTCGAAGTGGTCACGGTGATCGCGCTGTTCGCGACGACGCTCGGGCTCTACTCCACGTACGAGCTCTGGACGGGGCTCTTCTCGTGTCCCGGGCCGCGGTACCTCGTCACGCCGATGGTGTTCGCGCTGCTCGGCCTCGGGCCCTGGCTCGACCACGCGCGGAGCTTGGCAGCACACGCGACTTTCGCTGGGCTCGCGGCTGCGGGCGCCGTCGCGCAGCTCGCGTCGATCTGTGTTTCGTGGGCGCGCCTGACGACCGGCGGCGCGTGGGCGACCTGGCAGCCGCCGTTCGGCTTCGTGTTCGAGTGGCACGCTGCACCCTTGCCGCTCGCGCTCTCGCGCTTGTTCGACCCCACGTTCGCGGACGTGTGGCTCGCGCGCGTGGCGCTCGGCTGGCCGGGCTTTCCGGGCCGCCCGCTCTTCGCGGCGGCGGCGTTCGCGCTTTGGGCGCTCGCCTTCGCGGCGAGCCTCGCGTGGCTGCGACGCGGGCTCACGCAGGCGGACGCGCCTCGCTAG
- a CDS encoding glycosyltransferase family 2 protein: MGAPRRHNGDVSEARALVSFVLPCLNEARTLEACIREVQACIREHGLDAEIVVADNGSSDGSQAIAEAAGARVVHATQRGYGAALMAGFDAARGDYLVMGDSDLSYDFREAPRLLAKLRDGADLAMGSRFRCRIEPGAMPFLHRYLGNPMLSFVGRRFFRVPISDFHCGLRALTKRAYQAMELRTTGMEFASEMVVKAGVRKLRVAEAPVTLRPDGRGRPPHLRTWRDGWRHLRFLLTLSPRWTLMAPGAAFVLLGTALMLAGWFDDVAAGGPARAVNRMLVGSVLISTGYAAITTAFAMRIFALVEELGPPAPRLERSFAFLTLERGLAAGALATLVGGALLAGQVWSWAQSGWEIPDAAAVLRPSIVGGVLVAVGVQTILASFVYSMLGIRRRDGGPRA, translated from the coding sequence GTGGGTGCCCCGCGGCGACATAATGGGGACGTGTCGGAAGCGCGCGCCCTCGTCTCGTTCGTGCTGCCGTGCCTGAACGAGGCGCGCACGCTCGAAGCCTGCATTCGCGAGGTGCAGGCGTGCATCCGCGAGCACGGCCTCGACGCCGAGATCGTGGTCGCCGACAACGGCTCGAGCGACGGCTCGCAGGCGATCGCGGAAGCCGCGGGCGCGCGCGTCGTGCACGCCACCCAGCGCGGCTACGGCGCGGCGCTCATGGCGGGCTTCGACGCCGCGCGCGGGGACTACCTCGTGATGGGCGACAGCGACCTCTCCTACGACTTCCGCGAGGCGCCGCGCCTGCTCGCGAAGCTGCGCGATGGCGCCGACCTCGCGATGGGATCGCGCTTCCGGTGCCGCATCGAGCCCGGCGCGATGCCGTTCCTCCATCGCTACCTCGGCAATCCCATGCTCTCGTTCGTCGGCCGCCGCTTCTTCCGCGTGCCGATCTCCGACTTCCACTGCGGCCTGCGCGCACTCACCAAGCGCGCGTATCAGGCGATGGAGCTGCGCACGACCGGCATGGAGTTCGCGAGCGAGATGGTGGTGAAGGCCGGCGTGAGGAAGCTGCGGGTCGCGGAGGCGCCGGTGACGCTGCGCCCCGATGGCCGCGGGCGTCCGCCGCATTTGCGGACCTGGCGCGACGGCTGGCGCCACTTGCGCTTCCTGCTCACGCTCTCGCCGCGCTGGACGCTGATGGCGCCGGGCGCCGCGTTCGTGTTGTTAGGGACGGCGCTGATGCTGGCGGGCTGGTTCGACGACGTGGCCGCGGGCGGTCCGGCGCGCGCCGTGAATCGCATGCTGGTCGGCAGCGTGCTGATCTCGACCGGCTACGCCGCGATCACCACCGCCTTCGCGATGCGCATCTTCGCGCTGGTGGAGGAGCTCGGGCCTCCGGCGCCGCGGCTCGAGCGCTCGTTCGCGTTTCTCACGCTCGAGCGCGGCCTCGCTGCCGGCGCGCTCGCGACGCTCGTGGGCGGCGCGCTGCTCGCAGGCCAGGTGTGGTCTTGGGCGCAGTCGGGCTGGGAGATCCCCGACGCCGCCGCCGTGCTGCGCCCGAGCATCGTGGGCGGCGTGCTCGTCGCCGTGGGCGTGCAGACGATCCTCGCGTCGTTCGTCTACAGCATGCTCGGCATTCGCCGTCGCGACGGCGGCCCGCGCGCCTAG